The window tgtcaaaaaaatccattttaatttatgtcactagcaattatagtattatacttataaatttatatctcaaaGTCAATAAAGTGCTTAAGCATTACTATGTTAAATATAGAATAACCCTTCACTTATTATTACTTGTGAATAGGAGTATactaccactaccactaccactactactaccactaccaccactactACTACtgctactactaataataatactaataatactaataataataattattattattataataattattattattattataataataataattattattataatagtagatgaaaagttaaaagttaaaaccataaacaattttaatttcaattatatttttaattaataataaaagaaattgtaatttacttttaaactTTGTCACAATAGAAGAATCCGTAatttacttccaaattttgtcaaagtctcatattgcaaatttgtaatgtcaaaaaagtctattttaatttgtgtactATCAGTTACTTATACTTATAATatctcaaattcaataaattttctaaatatatttttataaataagatcTCTCAAAGTTAACAAGTGCTTAAgcaatactactattttaaaaataagataacctttcacttattattagagaaagattttcaaattttagatcatttaaagtttaagtCTATTAAAGAGCCTAAACAATATATGTATTACttgtaaataggagtataataataataataataataataataataataataataataataataataataataataataataataataataataatagataacaagttaaaagttaaaaccataaataattttaatttttattatatttttaattaacaatagaagaaattgtaatttactttcaaattttgtcccaatagaagaaattgaaatttacttcaaaattttgtcacaatagaagaagttgtaatttacttccaaattttgttaaagTCTCATAAGTCATATTgcaatgtaaaaaaaagtcaaattttaatttgtgtcactATCAAATATCTAAAAGTCAAGTGtctaaacattattttaaaaataagatctctTAAAGTTAATAAAGTGCTTAAGAATTAGTatgtaaaaaatagaataatcttcacttattattgaaaaaaagtattttaaattttaaccgATTCGGTTAGTTCGGTTATAACCAATAACCGACCGGTTCTAACCGAGTCGGTTAATTAAGTAACTGAACCGAAgatcggttcggttccggtttgtTTTTTGATGGAATTTTGGGGTCGGTTAACCGACATGTCGGTTCGGTTATTAACCGAACCGACCGAATACCTAATCTATTCAGTATTTTAGgacaatatatttaatattttatctttatattaataaatattagaaTTCTTAACTCAATCCAGTATATCatgttacaaatttaaatttgatacagtaTCATAGCACTAATTGAGTTTATGATTTTCATTATAagaatttcaatattttattttagtttcctatttttcaaactttaatttttttggaacgTACGTCGAacttcaaaaacaaaaaaatagttaattacatattttaactcattcatttaatatttttaatatgtatAGTTAATgtttagtagtatatttttctaaagcATTTACCATATCatgaaataagttagtagtagaatacttaaaaatatactttagtAATTTGTTGCATATAGTGGATTGAGTTAATGAGGtctaattttcataaaagaaaatgagaaaattctAACTGCAtaactttttaatatatatgaaataaattaaaatattaaataaagaaataattgaattgatattttatttaaactattaAGTCATTAATACTCATATAATTTCCTCTTGGAGATATCGCTAATCACATCAAATGTTCAACCAATTATCAAAGTGTGGAAGacttattagttttatatatataaaaaaaaactcaatataTGTCACAAATTATGtccttaaataaatattctaaacatcactagtattaaaaaaaaaactaaaattaatttcaatcacttatatacttaattaaaattcctAATTTGATGAGTCATAATCAAGCGTAGAAGAGTAGGAATTTGGACAAggataattaatttgatgttaAAATAGCATTAGAGCAAATTAGTCATAGTATAAAATGTATTACATCAAAATATACATAAGGGTATTATGTTATAGAGACATTATGTGtctaaatcactactcttattttagggcatccacaatgggacgccctaagcgacgccctatgcaccgccacgtcagcattttatcaTCCTCCTattccacctgcagtggggcggactatagcccgccctaagcgacaccctaagcattttacttctattttgaaaatttaataaaattaaaaaaaaaaaaacggaaaTGCGTCGTATCGTCCGTGacccatcgtccgcgtcgctccacagtggcggacgatgcgacggacgatgggtatcctccgcgcatcgtccgcgatgctgcagtggcggacgatgcatcgtccgccccattgcggatgcccttatattggttttataatagaatgtgagcgaaatgtgttagtggaatgtgagacttacttacatttttggtaaaagtgaaatacgactcttattgtgggacataccgaaatgacaaaatgtgactcttaattttattgtggagaggtagtaaaataaaatccgAAAACCATCGTCCGGACGCATGCGATGATCATCCCGACCTTAAGGCCACCGCCCGACTAAGTATCGGGCGTGTCACCGCATCATTCGTCCCATTGCCGATGCTTTTAGGCGTCAATCaaactctcttattttttactaCCACTTTGTAGGTATGACTCAGGAAACTCTTTTAAAAAGGTTGATTAACGGATTaaaagaattttgaaaatgaagtGATGCTATCAGTCATCCTAAAACCTCTACTCTTTACATATTCTTTGGGTACAgacgaaaaatgaaatagtgcATACACTACTATAAAAATTGTCTATTATCACACTTATCTTATTACATTTTAGAAAAGATGTGATTATATATAATCTATCAACACACCACTCCTTTATCACATTTCAATCAAATACTGATATCACACGGCAAAATAAATGCCACAATGAGATGCATTTACTTACACTTGTCCAAAGTGtggtattaaaattttataacaaaaataatcctgttacctatatatatttgaatagtTAAATATAAGACCACTGTTTACAGAAGAAGTAAAACAGCGTACAGGGGGAAATCACTGTTTGCCAATCCACccaaaattatttgactaTTTCACTTCCCCCTCACCAAAATCAAGTTTCCCTCTCAATTCTCCCAAAACTCACGACCCCGCCGCCTGATGCCGCCAAATCGCATTTCCCTCTCGTATGTTTCAATTCTCCCAAAACTCACGTTCCTCCCACCCCCGCCTCACTCACGTTTCCCTCTCATAGGGTTTCAATTCTCCCAAAACTCAAGTTCCTCCCTTTCCCAATTTTAATTCCTCCCCCAAATTAGTATCCTTCCCCTCATCCTCTTAATTCGAGCAAGAGATTGCTTTTCCACTGATAGCAGGATTTGTTGCAGCGAAACACCTTCGGCTTTTTTAGGGCAAAATTTTGTAACTGAAAATTCCAGgttcaaattttgtaattcAAGAAATATTGATATCTTTTATTCCTTGGATTTTCTAATTAGTGTGTAGTCAATTCCGAAGGATTTGTGCgcttttatttgttaattggGTATCTTGAATTTCTTAATAATTATATGTCCTATTACATGTTAAGCTTTCATTGTTCGATTAATGTCTGTGGATTGAGCATAATTGAATACATTTAAAAGTTCTTCCTGGAAATTGTGTGTCTATATAACGCCAATTTTGATCGATGAGTGCATCTTTTTTTTGCTTCGTCAAATGGATAGGTTATGTCGTGTTTCTGAATGTTCGAAATTTGACTAGATGAAAAATCgaacatttttttaactaagAGGGAGTATTGGAGCTTGATGAAGGGCTGCTGGAAACATACGCAAGAGTGGTCGAGCTTGAGGAAGAGCTGCTGGAAATAGAGGTACTTCTTTCCTCTTACTTTTGTTCATTAATTGTTGGATTGTATATGTGTGTTTAATCATAGGTGTGatgatatagtatattttactttGGCAAGGTTGGAATGGATTATTAAGTTTGTATGATGGACTGTTTGATTGATTTGCTTATTATGTCATAGGCAATTGTCAAGGCCaatgaaataacaaaagtCTATCAAGTTTGAAGGTATGTGtgtttgaaatatattttacacAACTTGCTAGTTGTGATAAAAATGTGACTTTCGGccatatttagaattttgttACATGATCAATTTCTCGAACGAGTTGTTATTAGTTGAACGAGTAATAGGCatcaattactattttatttgtagagttttattttactattttaatttgagtaTTCTCAGTCCAAATATGTGTATTTCTTGATCTAAATGGTGCATAACCTTCCCAACCTTTTATGCCTCAACCTcattcaatttaatattctcCTAGCCTTAAAAGTATAGTATGGCAGTCTAGTTTTTGCTTTGTATTTTCTGCATGGTGTATATAGTACATGTTTGTGCTTACGCCTATCTATTTTGCAGGTGCCCAGCTTGTAGAAAATACAAGGTATGTTGGGTTTTGAAtctgtttttcttttgaatgGCAATACTGGTTTGTGACATAATATAGAACCTGTGCAGCCCCAATATGAGAAGGTTGCAGAGATTTTTAATGGAGCAGATGCTGCCCACCTGAGAATCATATTGTTGACCAGAGTAGATTGCGCCCAAAAGGTTCTAATTCGATGCTTCTCTatgttttaatgaaattaagaGCCTTGATGTTTTGTGAAATAGGTTAGGGATTAAAGAAATAGGTTTAACTTGTAATTTTGTTCTGTTAACATTAATGTTGAGCAGATTGTCATACTATATGTTCTTGATCGTGTCTCCAACGAATGCACGGGTAGTCATGAAgacaatatttcttcatctagTGATAAGCATGATGTAGTTGAGAATCACCATTGCATCcttatacaatattttttctaaagcATTTACCATAtcataaaataagttgagaCATTTTGAGgatacttaattaaatttcctaaTTTGATGAGTCATAATCATGCGTAGAAGAGTAGGAATTTGGACAAGGATAATTGATTTGATGTTAAAATAGCATTAGAGTAAATTAGTCATAGTATAAAATgtattatatcaaaatatacataaGGGTATTATGTCATAGAGacattatgtttttaaatCACTACTCTTTTTTAGGGCATTCACAATGGgacgccctaagcgacgccctatgcGCCTCCACGTCggcattttatcctcctcctattccacctgcagtggggcggactatagtcCGCCCTAAGCGACaccctaagcattttacttctattttgaaaatttaataaaaattaaaaaaacaacgGAAACGCGTCGCATTGTCCGTGacccatcgtccgcgtcgctccacagtggcggacgatgcgacggacgatgggtatcctccgcgcatcgtccgcggacgatgtatcgggcgcggacgatgggtaacccatcgtccgcgatgTTGACGATGCATCGTTCGCcccattgcggatgcccttatattggttttataatagaatgtgagtgaaatgtgttagtggaatgtgagacttatttacatttttggtaaaagtgaaatacgactcttattgtgggacataccgaaatgacaaaatgtgactcttaatcttATTGTGGAGAggtagtaaaataaaatccgAAAACCATCGTCCGAACGCCTGCGATGATCGTCCCGACCTTAAGGCCACCGCCCGACTAAGTATCAGGCGTGTCACCGCATCATTCGTCCCATTGCCGATTCTTTTAGGCGTCAATCaaactctcttattttttactaCCACTTTGTAGGTATGACTCAGAAAACTCTTTTAAAAAGGTTGATTAACGGATTAAAAGAATCTTGAAAATGAAGTGATGCTATCAGTCATCCTAAAACCTCTACTCTTTACATTTCCCCGCAGCAGAAGAAGAATGACCTCCGCCGCCTGCGGCCGTGCGGCCGTATGTTTCAGCTCCAAACCGACCCACTCACCGGCAAATCAGAGTGGCTCGTTATCCAAGACGAAGATGATCAACTCCAAACAACCCCCAAATCACTTCTCGCAACCACGTCTTACCTCGACATGCTCAACGATTCCCGCCGCAACGCCGCCTACCGTCTCGCCATCGATAACACCGTCACTACACCCTCCCACGTCCTCGACATTGGGTATTACTTCTACTCTCAACAACTCAGAAACTTCACCCTTCTTGCGCTAATTCCATTAATACTCTATCTCTAGCTTCAAATGCCTCACCTAATTTGACCTAATTTAACAGAATCTTCCTCTTTTTTAGTCTGTATCCATGCTAACAATCTTCATATTCatgtaatttttatgattgtgCTGATTATTGAGTAATTGAGAGTTAGGTAACTGTGTGGTTTGATCAGGGCAGGGACGGGTTTGCTGTCGATGATGGCAGCTCGAGCTATGGGGCTTTCTGATTCAAATGGGATCTCTACTTCTAAAGGGATGGTGACAGCTTGCGAGTCATACCTTCCCATGGTGAAGTTAATGAGAAAGGTTTTACGAGCCAATGCCATGGAGGGGAAAATTCGTCTCATAAATAAGAGGTCCGATGAGTTGGAAGTTGGCTTGGATATCCCATCGCGTGCTGATATTCTCGTGAGTACCTTTTGCCAAATTTAGAGTGTGCTCATCTTGTTATTATACTGCTATTTACTTTTGATAGAAAATGAGCTAAAACGATGgattgaaacataaaagaaataaaatgttgCTGCATTGCATTTGCATTACACTGTGAAGTGTGAACAAGAAGATCCCTATTTATAGTAGCTACATTACCCTAAATGGAGGAAATCAGCCAGTTAACCCACCAATAATTTTACTAGAGCATTAAGAAAGAGACACATGTAAACACTAGCTAACAAACTTATCCATTATTTCTCCATATGGATTAGCTGTCGTTTGTTTACTCACTTTACTTTCTGATGCTGAATGGTCTTGCCACCTTGGCAAGCTTCATCCTTTTGGACATGATGGAGCTTAGTTTATTAACTTTGCTAACACcattggataaaaaaaaatggattggttacattgttatttctttctcGAAGGATATTCAATCACTTGAGAGATGAAAATGATGATTGCAGGAAGGATGGCATATCTAGTTTGTGGTGCAATTGCTTCAGAAACAAAAGCACAAGAAGCATTTATCATCTCTTATgtgaattttttcaattatattaacTTACAATGGCTTGGCTGCATTTCTTTAGCTTTGTAGATATTGTAATAACCGGCGCATTCATCCTCTCTAACgaaatgaatgaaattaatgaagtgTTCAACATATGTACTTACATTTGCAGTTTATTATGTGGGATGACCTGCTTGCATTTATTCCTCGTATCTGAACTGCATATGTGAAATAATGTCTAAGTGTCTTCTTGATACTGCTTGCTCAAAATGCTTTTTGACAATGCTTGAGTTTACACCCTCATCAGTTGGTANNNNNNNNNNNNNNNNNNNNNNNNNNNNNNNNNNNNNNNNNNNNNNNNNNNNNNNNNNNNNNNNNNNNNNNNNNNNNNNNNNNNNNNNNNNNNNNNNNNNGATGTAATGTATTTTATGTTACTTCTGCGTCTTGTTTTGTATACTCTctacttttctattttggtccatcttataaaattagtttacTTCTATGTTTGATAACTTTGTCTCTGCAATCAGGTGGAtcttatttttcactaataatacttcaaactcttttcttttctatgtattccatattttatcatttatgtatttaaataagtgTCATTCtaaaagttttcatttttatgagacaGTGGGTGCgttcattttgatttgatgtacggagtcaaatattttatttaatactccgtATGAGCTAACAGTGTTGAGTAGCAAAATAAATTGCTTTGCTGACATTTGGTGAGTTTAAAAAAGATTTAAGTCCATAATTGGTACTCCCTGTTCCTTAcggatttaaaaaatattgttttaagTAAGTTTAAAAGAGAATAtaggagaaaagaaaaatgtatagaaatgaataaaatacgagaaagtaaagtaggaGAATAAATGTATTTCCTTAtgtcaaaaaaggaaataattcaGCTGTTGTGTGTGAAAACACGAAAAGAAATACGACTTAGAAAagaattctttaattatttatgattttgccGAAAATTTGGattgttaaaaaaaactaactatattttaaatatttaaactaaatatattaatttaaaatactaataaattttttttataggaatataatttatgcaaaaCTTAAAACTTTTTCTACCAATCTAaagtcaaatatttttatatgtatagtATAATTGCCACTAAACTGATACTAGAGGCGTCGGTTTCTAGGGCATATGTTTGGCCAGTTAGGTTTTTAGGGCATAATACATGTTTTGGGCTGGGCCACATCCCACAGCCCAATGGAAATTCAGGCCTTAGCCCAATGCAAGTTGGGCCCAAAATTAGGCGGGTAGTTGGCTTGACTCGTTTGCCTACTGTATATTCAGTTATTCACCaactaatatacaaaaatattacttaaCCAAATGAGTAAATA is drawn from Salvia hispanica cultivar TCC Black 2014 chromosome 6, UniMelb_Shisp_WGS_1.0, whole genome shotgun sequence and contains these coding sequences:
- the LOC125193530 gene encoding protein arginine N-methyltransferase 7-like isoform X1, whose translation is MTSAACGRAAVCFSSKPTHSPANQSGSLSKTKMINSKQPPNHFSQPRLTSTCSTIPAATPPTVSPSITPSLHPPTSSTLGTGLLSMMAARAMGLSDSNGISTSKGMVTACESYLPMVKLMRKVLRANAMEGKIRLINKRSDELEVGLDIPSRADILEGWHI
- the LOC125193530 gene encoding protein arginine N-methyltransferase 1.6-like isoform X2, encoding MFQLQTDPLTGKSEWLVIQDEDDQLQTTPKSLLATTSYLDMLNDSRRNAAYRLAIDNTVTTPSHVLDIGAGTGLLSMMAARAMGLSDSNGISTSKGMVTACESYLPMVKLMRKVLRANAMEGKIRLINKRSDELEVGLDIPSRADILEGWHI